In the genome of Mucilaginibacter sp. 14171R-50, the window CCCAATGTTCTTTAAGCCGTGGATCGACATCTAATATCAGATGGAAGCCCTTTTCAGATGCCTTTTGCTGCAGGCCAGAACACACCTTATGTAGTAAAACCGGCAGGTGTACAGGTATGGCCTCTAACACTATTTTATCATTTTCTCCTTTGTTGTAATCTAATATATCGTTAACTAATGTCAATAAGCTAACCGCCGAAAACTCCAGTATATCGAGGTTCTCAGTTTGCTCCGGAGTAGCTGTGTCTTTAATAAGGCTGGTCATGCCAATAACGGCGTTTAATGGCGTCCGCAACTCATGCGACATGGTTGAAAGAAATACCGACCGCGATTCGGCAAGCGCTTTTGTTTCGGCAATAGTAGCCTGTAGCTGTTTGTTCAAAATTTCTTTTTCGGCCACATTATCCCTAAAGGCACGGTAAAAAAGGTAATGGATAAGTACAATGGTTATAAAGTTCAAAACAACGATTATTTCGAAGCCTGGCGAAGGTAGTTCGCGGCTTATGCCATCCAGGTACCATTTACTCCTGTCGGTAATCAGCAAGTAGTACATAACCGGGGCGATAGCAAAAAAGCTGTATATAATGGCGTGACGGCTATTGATGAGATAATACCCCACAAAAGTTATCATAAATACAAACTGTAATGTAACCAGGTTAAGGCTTTGACGGATGACAATGAGGTTTACCCAAATGCCCACCAGCCCTATCAATATCATCAAATGGGCTATAACGTCGATATCATCAGGGCGGTACAGCAAATATTTGAGCAAACCGGCGTATAAAACAAATACAATAATTATGCGGTAAAGATGTGCCGGTTGTATGCCGTGATAAACTAAAGGTAGTATTATGGCTATTTTTAGCAGGCTAAGCAATAAAATGGTACACACTATTTTTATCCTTGCCCGCTTTAAATTGTCGGGTTGCAAGGCCAATACCTTTTTTATCGAGAAATTAAAAAAAGGCACAGAAATATCCATGGTAACAGCAATTAATATAGGTTTGCTTATGAAGCTAATTTACCAAAACATTTTAATAAATATTGCCCTACAGTACTGTTAAATGTATATAACGGGTTATTTTATGATGAAAAATCGTTCGATTAAACTGAACAGTAATTTAATTAACCTATAGTGCTGTTCTCAGCTTTAGCAACACTACATTCTCTACATGCTGTGTGTGCGGAAACATATCTACAGGTTGTATCCTCACTACATCATACTTCTCTTTCAGCACTAATATATCCCGGGCCTGGGTAGCGGCATTGCAGCTCACATACACAATTTTGCCGGCCTCGATTTCCATTAGCCGGGCAACCACCTCTGCATGCATGCCTGCACGGGGCGGGTCGGTGATGATCACATCGGGCTTGCCATGCGCGGCAACAAAACCATGCACCAACACATCTTTCATATCACCGGCGTAAAATTTGGTATTAGTAATATTATTTATCTGTGAGTTTACCTTTGCATCTTCAATAGCCGATGGCACATACTCTACCCCAACCACCTCGCGCACATGGCCTGCAATAAAGTTCGCAATGGTCCCCGCCCCGGTGTAAAGATCGTAAACCAGTTCATTGCCATTAAAGTCTGCAAAATCGCGGGTTATTTCGTACAGGCGCAGGGCCTGAATAGAGTTTGTTTGATAAAAGGATTTCGGCCCAACCCTAAAGCGCACCACAGCACCATTGGCAGCGGGCATCTCCTCGTGGATAAACTCGGGACCTTTCCATGCTACAACCTCCTGATCAAAAATGGTGTCGTTCATTTTTTGGTTGAGGATGTATAACAGCGATGTTATCTGCGGGAACGCGGCATCAACATAGTTCATTAACAGATTTACCTGCTCCTGGTCCGCGTGAGCAAAAACGACGATAACCATAATTTCGCCGGTTGACGAGGTGCGGATAATGAGGTTACGCAAAGCGCCGGTATGCTGGCGCACATCGTAGTAGCTAATGCCGTTTTGTTTGGCAAATGCATTAATGCTATTACGCAGATCGTTTGATGGCTCGGCCTGCAGGTAGCAATGGTTAATATTCAATATCTTATCAAAGCGGCCGGGGATATGAAAACCCAGGGCGTTCATATCCAGGATTTCATCTTCGCGGTTCTCACCATCGTAAAGCCAGCGTTTGTTGCTGAAGGTATACTCCAGTTTATTGCGATAATAGCGGTCAGCCGGTGATGGTACAATCGCCTCCATGTGCCCCACATCTATTTTGGCAATGCGGGTTAGCGCATCGTGCACGGCCTTTTGTTTAAATTTTAGCTGCGCCTGATAAGTCATGTGCTGCCATTTACAGCCGCCGCAGGTACCAAAGTGTTCGCAAAATGCCGGCACACGGTATTCTGATGGCTTGATGAGTTTGATGATCTTGGCTTCGCCGAAGCTTTTTTTGCTACGGTAAACCTCTACATCTGCCACATCGCCGGGAACGGCTTTTTCAATAAACAGCACAAAATCTTCGGCTTTGCCAACCCCTTTGCCTTCTTCGGCAATGTCAATTACGCTTACGTTCTCAAAGAACTTAGGTTTTTTTGCAGATCTACTCATCAGGCTGCAAAGGTAAATCTATTTTATAATTTTCAGAACGCGGGTTTTGACTGAAGCGTCAGGCAATTTCCATTACTACAGGTGCTGTTATTATTTTAAGTGTTTTGCTGTATTTATATTGCATCTTATTCACATACATTTCAAATGTGATACCGCCGGCCATAAACAGCTTTTTATGCGCATACCATACCAGGCACGATGTTGCATAAAAGAAGTATTTATAAGCAACCTTGCGCCACGCCTTTGAAAATGCCGACTTTCCTTCAAAGATTATGGCCAGCCGCTCTGTTTGAAAAACGATATGCGGCGCTTCGTCAATTAAGATGTCTGTACATATCTCTTTAAGCAGACGGCAGCCGGTGGCATGTTTAAGCGCCTGGTAAAATATTTGCGCGGTGCTCTCTACGACAATAACCGCCAGCGTCCATATTTCCATGCTGGTATTAAAATAACGCACCTTGCGGAACAGCGTATCGCCCCAGTTATGTTTTATACGCTTTTGTCCAATTTTGTCTATATACCTGCCCAGGTTATACCCGTGCTTTTGCTCCTCTTTTATAAAAAGTTTAACAGCATCAACATAATCAGGATCGCCCAGGCGGTATGCATACCGCGTCGAGGCCGCTATCAGGTGTTGGCCTTCAGAGGTTTCGCCCAACTGCCAGGCCTGTAACGATGGAAGTACGGTGGCTATCTCGTCCTGCGTTATGGTCGGCGCCAAGGTCCAGTTCACTCTTTTATGGCGGGCGTTTTCCTTGAAATACCTTATCCAATAATCACTTGTATGCATAGTTTTTAATGTTTAGCGTTTTTAGACAAAGAGGCGCGATACGTCGCGCCCCTTTGGTTATTACTGTTTGTCCCAGTTGATCTTGCGCGAGAAATACATGAGCAGCCCCGTAATGATGAAGAGTGCTATACTGCCTATCATAAGTGCCAGGTCTTCTAATTGTATGATGACGAAAATAAAGACGTAGATGATGGATAGTATCAGCGCAAATAGCGCGGCCGCGCCTTTATTTTTGAGTAGCGAGGCAATGAAAACCGATACCAGCCCTATTGTGGCTATGGATGCAATTAAATAGGCTGCATTATAACCAACCTGCTCAGAGAACGAAAGCAACAAGGTGTAATAAATGATCATGGCAGCGCCTATCAGTATGTAGTTGAACGGATGGATCCTGTTCTTACGAATAACCTCGGTGAGGAACAACGACACAAACGTTAACAGCACGATAAGTATGGCGTACTTACTGGTACGGGTTATCTTCTGGTATTGGTCAACCGGCAGGCGCAGCTTTACACCAAATGATGCATCGCCAAGCTTACTTTTGTCGGTAAGCAAGTTGTTATCAACCACCCATTGCTGCGGATACGGGCGGTTGTAATACAGCATGCGCCATTTTGCGTGGAAACCGCTGGTATCTACTGTGCGGGTATCTGGCAGGTAACGCCCGTCGAAACTTGGCGACGACCAGTTGCCTGCCACTTCAACATCGGTGGTTTTACCAAGATGCAAAAAGTGCAGTTCCTGGCTGCCTTTCAGATCCAGCGTGTAATCAAAAGTAAAAGCGCCGTTTGCAACATTGGTTAAATTCAGGTTAGCCTGCAGGCCGCCGTTAAATAAAGGGTGAGCGTTAAAAGATGGCTCGGCATTGAGCTGCTGGCCGGCAGCAGTTACCATCGGATTATTTTTAAGGCCTTTCAGGTCTGATATGCTGAACTCCAGCCTTGCCTTATCCAGCAGCAATTGTTCGGGCACTAACGAGAGGCTGCCAAGTTCGGCCCTGCCAAAGTTACCTGCAATTTTTATTGAGGAATTGTAAACCACAGTTTCGAACATTCCCCGGTGTAATTTCTCGGGCCTTATATCGGCTTTTACCTTTAAATTTTCCGGCAGGATGTATAAATTCTCTATTACATCCCGCGTAGTTTCTTTTTTATCACTATCAGTATATTTTATGGTTTTGCGATAAGGTATAACCAGCACGGGGCCTTTTATGGTTTGGCTGCCCGACCACGTATCGGCTATGTTCTTCGCCATTTCATCCTGTCGTTCGGCGCGCTCGCGGATAAGGCTGTCAATTAATGATGATGGGATAAGCAGCACCAAAATTAAAAAGCCAATAAAAACTAATTTAACAGTGATCGACTCCTTGAGCCAATTCATAATGCCTTTTAAGGCCAACGGTTCTTCTTGTATCATTTGGATTTATTAAAAGTACTTTGAATTGCAAAGTGATTATGTAAAAAAATATAGCTATAACAATTTCTGATTTTTTATGATCTGCTCTAAAGCATTAAGGTGCTGCTTAAAGGCTTGCCTGCCTTTATCACTTGCCTCGTAATTAGTATTAGGCTTGCGCCCTAAAAATGATTTATGCACAGTAATATATTCTTCTTTTTCTAAAGCCTTCAGGTGCGATGCCAGGTTACCATCGGTGGTATCCAGCAGCTCCTTTAGCGAATTGAAATCGTACCGGTCGTTAACCATCAGCACACTCATTATTTGCAAACGCAGCCTGTTCTCAAACGCCTTATCAAGTTTTTCAAATGGAACTTTCACCAATATTATTTTTAATATACCGTAAAAATTAAGCCTATAACAACTTAAGATTTACTATCATATTTTAAGTACATAATGCTGCCGTAAACAATGTGCAATATACCAAACCCCACGGCCCAAAAAAGCAAACCATAACCCGGTAGTAATGCGGCAAACAAACCTAATACAATTTCGCAAATGCCTAAGTACTTAACATCCTTAAAAGTAAAATTACTTGCATTTATGAGCGCCAGGCCGTAAAATATTAACGTTGCTGACGCTACAATGCCTACATAGCCGCGGCTTATTAAAATAAGTATCAACGCGCCGCCCGCTATCAGGGGTACAGCCATGTTAAATAATATCTGCCGGCTGCTGTTGCCCCACATTGGTTGATTTTTCTTTTTGGCGTTACGCATGGTAAGCACCACACAGGTTGCCACTGATGCTATCAGCACAACCAAAGCGATAAGTATTAAGGTGTATAAGTCGGCGGCGGAACGGCCCTGATCAGTAATTACATACTCGCGGTAGTTATAAAACCCGCCGGAGCCATAAATGATACTATAGGCAAGCCCGGCACCTATTAACGCGTAAATACCCGCCAGCACACCGCTAAGGCCGCTAAGCGAAATAAATTTTGAGGAGCGCTCCATCATGCTGCGGATAGATGTAAGCTCGTCTTGTATTTCGTTTTGTTTCACTTAAAGTACTTTGTTATTCAAAGTAAGTTATTAAAAGGGGAACTTCCAAATAATATTATCAAAAAGTTAAACCTGAATTGCGGCCTTTACCAGGTAGGGCAATATTTCTTTCTGAAACGACACGAAATTTTTCCGCACGTCGCTATCGCTTACTGAGGTGAATGCGAAGCTGAATACAATGCTTTTGCTGCATTTGATGAGGAAACGGATGCGCTGTTGATAGGTTTCGTGTTTGCGGATGCCGGCCAGTTGGGTAAAAGAGTGCACCAGCAGTTCTTCCAGTTCGTTAGATAAGTTCTTCAAAAAATCCTGCGAGTTGGTGCTCTCGCGGATAAAGTCCCAGCCGATAAACTCATTACAAACAGTGTATGATAGCCGGCAGGTTTTCATGATGAGGTTGCTCAAATGTGCTTCCTCATCCATATCAGGGGTGTTGGTGTTTATCAGTTCGTCAACGCTCACCTTGATGTAGTCCATCAGTAAAACATGCAGAAGCGCTTCCTTACTGTCAAAATACTTGTATATGGTAGCCTTCGCGATCTTAGCCCGTTTGGCGATCTCGTTCACACTGGTTTTGTGGTAACCGAATTTGCGGAACAGATCCTGCGCTGCCCGCTTAATGCTATCTTTAATTTTATCGGCTTCCATTGGTCAATTTGAAACAAATATCTCAAATTGCGTGGTATTTACAACGTACGACCTGAGATATTTGGTAGCAGGGGCTTTTACCGGGCTCCCGTCTGATAGCGAGAACTTTGATCCGCTGCAAGGATCAGTAGCCGTAAAACCGGTATCGTCAACGTTAATGGCGCATAGTTTTTCGGGCTGGTAACTGCTGCAACGGTCATACGCTACGTAAGAACCATCTACCTGCCGGTAAATAACTATACCGGCCACACCCGCGCCCGCAACATAGGCATAACCGCCCGGGGCGCTTAGTGCAGTGTAACGGGGATCTGTTTTTACTATTTTAACGTTTACCGGTACACGCGGAACTACATTTTCGATTTTACCGCACCCTGAAGATAGCAGGCAAATGATCAATAGCGCCGGTATAACTCTCATTTATATAATATCTGTTGTAAATTGTTTCAGGAAACGCACATCGTTCTCTGAAAATAAACGCAGATCGCGTATCACATATTTTAAGTTTGTAATACGTTCAATGCCCATACCAAAGGCAAAGCCTGTATATTTTTTACTATCGATGCCGCAATTCTCCAGAACGTTCGGGTCAACCATACCGCAGCCCAAAATCTCCACCCAGCCGCTGTATTTACACATGTTGCAGCCTGCGCCTTTACAAATAGTGCATGAAATATCCATTTCGGCGGACGGCTCGGTGAACGGAAAATATGAAGGGCGGAAACGCACCTTTGTACCTTCGCCATAAAGTTCCTGCACAAAGTGATACAACGTCTGTTTCAGATCAGAGAACGATACATTTTCATCAACATATAAACCCTCCACCTGGTGAAAAAAGCAATGCGCCCGGGCCGATATAGCCTCGTTACGGTAAACGCGGCCCGGCATAATGGCGCGGAACGGCGGTTTACCGTTCTCCATCATACGCACCTGTACCGACGAGGTATGGGTACGTAAAGCGATGTCGTCTGCACCATCCCCCTTGCGTATAAAGAAGGTATCCTGCATATCTCTTGCCGGGTGTTCCTGAGGGAAGTTAAGCGCCGAGAAGTTATGCCAGTCGTCCTCAATTTCGGGCCCTTCGGCAACTACAAAGCCCAAACGCTTAAATATATCAATGATCTCGTTACGTACCAGCGAAAGCGGATGGCGCGAGCCAACCTCAAAACCATCGCCGGGCAGCGTAAGGTCGATTTCGAATTTCGGATTTTCGATTTCGGATTTGAAACTTTCCTGTAGTTCCTGGTATTTAGCTTCGGTAAATTGCTTAAACTGGTTCAATACCTTACCAAAGGTACGCTTCTCTTCGGGGCCTACTGTTTTAAACTCTTCGAACAGGTCCTTTATCAACCCTTTGGTACCTAAATATTTTATACGGAACGCTTCCAGTTCATCAGCCTTAGCGGCGGTAAACGCCTTTATCTCGGCGGTATATTGATCTATCTTAGATTGCATTAACTTATCCCTTCAAAAATGTAACTACAAATATACGGCCTGATTATTTAATTACCCCTAATGCCTTGCCCACGCTGGTAAATGCCGCGATGGCCTTATCCAAATGTGCGACATCGTGAGCGGCCGAGATCTGCACACGGATACGTGCTTTACCCTGCGGCACAACCGGGTAGTAAAAGCCGATCACGTAGATGCCTTCTTCCAGCATTTTGGCGGCAAACTCCTGGGCCAGTTTGGCATCATACAGCATCACCGGCACAATAGGGTGCACACCTGGTTTTATATCAAAGCCCGCGGCGGTCATTTTTTCGCGGAAGTATTTGGTGTTGCTCTCCAGCTTATCGCGCAGGTCGGTGGTTTCGCTCAGCATATCCAATACAGCTATTGATGCACCGGTAATGGCCGGGGCCAGGGTATTGCTAAACAAATATGGCCTTGAGCGCTGGCGCAGCATATCGATAATTTCCTTACGGCCCGATGTAAATCCACCCGATGCGCCACCTAAAGCTTTACCCAATGTACCGGTAATGATATCTATTTTACCCATCACATTATGGTGCTCATGCGTTCCGCGGCCGGTTTTGCCCATAAAACCGCTGCAGTGGCTCTCGTCTATCATCACCAGGGCGTTGTACTGCTCGGCAAGGGCGCAAATTGTATCAAGCTGGGCTATGGTGCCATCCATCGAGAATGCCCCATCAGTAACAATAATACGGTGACGAAGATCCTGCGTGGCTTTCAATTGGTCTTCCAGATCGGCCATGTCATCGTGCTTATAACGCTTGCGCTGTGCCTTGCAAAGGCGCACACCATCTATGATGGATGCATGGTTTAACTCATCAGAAATAATGGCATCCTGCTCATTAAATAACGGCTCAAAAACGCCCCCGTTCGCATCAAAAGCGGCCGCGTAAAGTATGGTATCTTCCGTACCTAAAAATTCGGATATTTTTTGCTCGAGCTGTTTATGTATGTCCTGCGTACCGCAGATAAAACGTACGGATGATAAACCATATCCATGCGTATCCATAGTAGCCTTTGCCGCCGCAATTACTTTTGGGTGCGCCGAAAGGCCCAGATAATTGTTGGCGCAAAAATTTATAACCTCCTTACCGCCCTGCACGGTGATATCCGCACCCTGCGGCGAAGTAATGATTCTCTCGCGTTTATATAAACCGGCACTTTCAATATCGGCAAGTTCCTGCTGTAAAACCGGCTGCAATGTTTTATACATAATTACAATTGTTAAAGCCCAAAATTAAACAATAACCTGTAATTGAACGGTTATGCAAAACATTTTATATAAATTACGTGTAGCATCAAACATTTTACCCACAGATGCTATTAAACGTAAAATTCCTTGTATGAGAAGATACCTACCTGTTATTATACTTATTCTTGTGTCGTTAAGCACTTCGGCGCAGCAATATGTATTATCGGGACTTATTACCGGGCCTAAAGGCGAACCCGTGGGTTTTACATCGGTATATATTCGCAACTCTACTTACGGAACAACGGCAAACGAAGAGGGCCGCTATCAATTTAAGCTAAGCCCGGGTACTTATAACGTTACCTACCGTTTTACCGGTTATACACAACAAACCGAAAGCATTACAATTACCGACCACGACGAGGTACACAACGTACAGCTTGCCAACGAGGTTTTTAAATTCAGCGCGGTATCTGACAAATGGAAACAAAACCTGGACCCCGGCGACACCATAATGCGTATGGCTATTGCCAAGCGCAGGCAACACCTGGAAGAAGTTAACAGCTACTCCTGCTCGGTATATATTAAAGCGGTACAGCGGCTGTTAAGCTCGCCAAAATCGTTAACAAGCAAAGCGGTTACCCAGGCTTTAGACCTTGACTCCAACGGGCGGGGAATACTTTACCAGTCTGAATTATTGTCGGCTTTTAATTTCGAACGGCCAAATAAAATCAAAGAGATCACTATAGCTTCACGGGAGGCGGGTGTAAATACGGCTTTCAACTACAGTAAAGGATCAGACCTGCAGGTTAATTTTTACAACGATGTATTTAAGATAAATGGCTTAAGCACCCGTGGTTACATTTCACCGCTCGCTTCTGATGCGTTTAGTTATTATGATTACAGGTTAGTGGGTAGTTCTGTGCAAAACGGGCTTACCATTGATAAGATAGAAATTATACCAAAGCGTGCGCATGGCATGTATTTTCAGGGAAACATATATATAGTGGAGGGTGAATGGCGTATTTATAGCGCCGACCTTTACCTGACCAATACCATGAGCAGCCTTAACCTGGTTGATACTATGCGTATAAGCCAGCAATACATCCCCATTACCGACAGTGTTTGGATGCCTGCTGCTGTACAATTTAATTTTAAAGGGTCGGTATTAGGCTTTAAGTTCGGCGGCTATTATGAGGGGATTTTTAACAATTATAAAATTAATCCAAAATTCCCCGATGGATTTTTTAACGGTGAAATATTACGCATAGATACCGCTGCGAACAGCAAACCTTCGGGTTATTGGGATACGCATCGCCTGTTACCCTTAACGCGGCTGGAAAAACGCGACTATGAAAAGAAAGACAGCATTGCAGCTTACAAAAAAACCGACAGGTATTTAGATTCGCTGCAGCACGAGAAGAATGGCATAAACTACCCCGGATATCTGATATTTGGATATGATGCCAGTAGCCGCGACGAACGCGATTCGCTTCATGTTTTTCCGTTTCTGCAAACGTTTTATTACAACACGGTTGAAGGGTTTGGAATTAATGCTAAAGTACGGTACACCCACATTATAGACGACTGGCACTCGTACAGCATTACACCGGCCCTGCGTTATGGGTTTTCAAATAAACTTTTCAGTGCAAATGTGCATGCAGAATATTTAAATGACCCGTTCCATAACGCCAAACTCTATACAGACTCAGGAAGCGATGTGCTTGACCTTAATAACGTGGGTACCCGGTCCTTATATTTTAATACTTTAAGCACCTTACTGTACGAAAACAACTACGTAAAATACTATCGCTCTAAATATGGCGGCTTTGGCTATCAGCGCGAATTGTGGAACGGCGTATTATGGACTGCCGGTTTAAACTACGCCAGCCGTACACAATTGTACAACACCGCCTTTGGGCATATAAGGGATGTAAAAAATAAAGATTACACATCTAATAACCCCCTTGTGCCTGATTCGGTACCACCTACAGATCGTACTTTCTTATTCCCCCAGAACCAGGCGCTAACGTTCAGCACTTCGGTTACCTTTACGTTCGATCAGCAATACATCACCAGGCCAACAGGTAAGTTTAACCTGCCATCAAAATATCCTACCCTAACCATTAATTACCGCAAAGGGATAAATGGCGTGTTTGGGTCGGATGTGAATTACGATTTTGCATCGGCGGATATATCGCAAAACAACCTGCGCATTGGCCTCAGCGGATTTTCGTCGTTTAAATTAGTAGGGGGCGATTATTTTAACAGGCGAAGATTGTACTACATGGATTTTTATCATTTTTTGGGTAACCAGGGCACTACCTTTGATCCAACGTACATAGGCAGTTTTCATTTCCTGCCTTTTTATCAGTTCAGCACAGGCGGTGCATTCTTCGAGGCGCATTACCAGCATAATTTTGCCGGGGCGATATTAAGTAAGGTGCCATTTGTCCGCAAGCTAAAACTCGAAGAAGTAATTGGCGCCAATTTTTTAACAACAAAAGAAAACCCTAATTACCGTGAATTTTATGTTGGCGTTCAACGCCTGATCTTCCGGGTAGACTACGGTATATCGTATGCAGGCAACAAAAAATACCTGCAGGGCTTCAGGATATTTTACGGGATCAGATAGAGAGTTGAAAGTCTAAAGTTCAAAGTCAAAAGTTAATCTTACATACTTTCGACTTTGAACTTTGAACTTTTTACTACATTTGCGCCTCATTTAACACCGTTTGCAGCGGTATCAATGAATGTTATGGCAAAATACAACACACTACTTTACTATTGTTATTCTACAATAGCCGATGGCGAGCAATTTGCGGCCGATCATTTAAAATTTTGTAAAAGCTTAGGTTTAACCGGGCGCATCATTGTTGCCGACGAAGGTTTGAATGGTACCGTATCGGGAACCGAAGAGTCGTGCAGGATCTATATGGATACCTTGCATGCTGATGAGCGTTTCGCAGGTATCGATTTTAAAATAGACGAGGTGGATGAGCCTTCGTTTGTGAAGTTGCACTGCCGTTATAAATCAGAGATAGTTCATTCAGGCCTGCGCGACCCAAATATCATCAACCCGCAAAAACAAACGGGCAAACATCTGGAGCCGAAAGAATTTTTGGCCATGAAAGACCGCGATGATGTGTTGATACTGGATGTGCGCTCCAACTACGAACACTCACTTGGCAAATTCAAGAATGCCGTGACGCTGGACATCGAGAACTTCCGCGATTTCCCCGCCATGATCAACGAATTGGCCCAATACAAGGATAAAAAGATACTTACCTATTGTACCGGAGGCATAAAATGCGAAAAGGCATCGGCCTTGTTGCTGCACGAAGGATTTAGCGATGTTTACCAGTTACACGGCGGTATTATAAAATATGGTAAGGAAACCGGCGGCCAGGATTTTGAAGGCAAATGCTACGTGTTTGATAACCGCCTTTCGGTTGATGTAAACAGCGTTAACCCGGTTGTGATATCCACCTGCCGTAATTGCGGTAAAACCACTCCTAAAATGATCAATTGCGCCAACCCCGAATGCAACGAGCATTTTACCCAGTGCGATGAGTGCGGCGTAAAAATGGATGGCTGCTGCAGCGATGCCTGCCAGGCGCACCCGCGCAGGCGCGTTTACGACGGCACGGGCTATTATGTAAAAGTGCCGCAACCCATCAACACAGCTAAAAAGGGCACTGTACAAGTGGCAGAATAGTTGGCAGGCACCACACTGTTTATTCAGCGGCAAATTGTATTTTCGTACAAATACACCGGGCCACTTAACATGCGTAAACATTTCCTGTTCGCAATATTCTTATTTACCAGTATATGGGCTCACCCTGCCGATATAAAAAGCATTGGCGTGCCGTATGTGCAAAACTATACCAAAGCGCAGTATCAATCGGGTAATCAAAATTGGTCGGTAACGCGCGATGAGCATGGCATCATGTACTTCGGCAACGATGAAGGCCTGCTATCGTTCGATGGTAAGTACTGGCAGCTCAACCGTATGCCAAACGGTCTTATCGTACGATCGGCAGCTGCCGATGGCAGGGGTAAAATATACTCGGGTGGATTTGGTGAATTTGGCTATTGGGAGAACAACAAAAAAGGTTTTCTTAAATATCACTCGCTTATCAGCCTTGTTCCAAAACAATTTCAACCT includes:
- a CDS encoding TetR/AcrR family transcriptional regulator gives rise to the protein MEADKIKDSIKRAAQDLFRKFGYHKTSVNEIAKRAKIAKATIYKYFDSKEALLHVLLMDYIKVSVDELINTNTPDMDEEAHLSNLIMKTCRLSYTVCNEFIGWDFIRESTNSQDFLKNLSNELEELLVHSFTQLAGIRKHETYQQRIRFLIKCSKSIVFSFAFTSVSDSDVRKNFVSFQKEILPYLVKAAIQV
- the rlmD gene encoding 23S rRNA (uracil(1939)-C(5))-methyltransferase RlmD, which gives rise to MSRSAKKPKFFENVSVIDIAEEGKGVGKAEDFVLFIEKAVPGDVADVEVYRSKKSFGEAKIIKLIKPSEYRVPAFCEHFGTCGGCKWQHMTYQAQLKFKQKAVHDALTRIAKIDVGHMEAIVPSPADRYYRNKLEYTFSNKRWLYDGENREDEILDMNALGFHIPGRFDKILNINHCYLQAEPSNDLRNSINAFAKQNGISYYDVRQHTGALRNLIIRTSSTGEIMVIVVFAHADQEQVNLLMNYVDAAFPQITSLLYILNQKMNDTIFDQEVVAWKGPEFIHEEMPAANGAVVRFRVGPKSFYQTNSIQALRLYEITRDFADFNGNELVYDLYTGAGTIANFIAGHVREVVGVEYVPSAIEDAKVNSQINNITNTKFYAGDMKDVLVHGFVAAHGKPDVIITDPPRAGMHAEVVARLMEIEAGKIVYVSCNAATQARDILVLKEKYDVVRIQPVDMFPHTQHVENVVLLKLRTAL
- a CDS encoding ferritin-like domain-containing protein, giving the protein MHTSDYWIRYFKENARHKRVNWTLAPTITQDEIATVLPSLQAWQLGETSEGQHLIAASTRYAYRLGDPDYVDAVKLFIKEEQKHGYNLGRYIDKIGQKRIKHNWGDTLFRKVRYFNTSMEIWTLAVIVVESTAQIFYQALKHATGCRLLKEICTDILIDEAPHIVFQTERLAIIFEGKSAFSKAWRKVAYKYFFYATSCLVWYAHKKLFMAGGITFEMYVNKMQYKYSKTLKIITAPVVMEIA
- a CDS encoding transcriptional regulator; its protein translation is MKVPFEKLDKAFENRLRLQIMSVLMVNDRYDFNSLKELLDTTDGNLASHLKALEKEEYITVHKSFLGRKPNTNYEASDKGRQAFKQHLNALEQIIKNQKLL
- the creD gene encoding cell envelope integrity protein CreD codes for the protein MIQEEPLALKGIMNWLKESITVKLVFIGFLILVLLIPSSLIDSLIRERAERQDEMAKNIADTWSGSQTIKGPVLVIPYRKTIKYTDSDKKETTRDVIENLYILPENLKVKADIRPEKLHRGMFETVVYNSSIKIAGNFGRAELGSLSLVPEQLLLDKARLEFSISDLKGLKNNPMVTAAGQQLNAEPSFNAHPLFNGGLQANLNLTNVANGAFTFDYTLDLKGSQELHFLHLGKTTDVEVAGNWSSPSFDGRYLPDTRTVDTSGFHAKWRMLYYNRPYPQQWVVDNNLLTDKSKLGDASFGVKLRLPVDQYQKITRTSKYAILIVLLTFVSLFLTEVIRKNRIHPFNYILIGAAMIIYYTLLLSFSEQVGYNAAYLIASIATIGLVSVFIASLLKNKGAAALFALILSIIYVFIFVIIQLEDLALMIGSIALFIITGLLMYFSRKINWDKQ
- a CDS encoding ATP-binding protein, yielding MDISVPFFNFSIKKVLALQPDNLKRARIKIVCTILLLSLLKIAIILPLVYHGIQPAHLYRIIIVFVLYAGLLKYLLYRPDDIDVIAHLMILIGLVGIWVNLIVIRQSLNLVTLQFVFMITFVGYYLINSRHAIIYSFFAIAPVMYYLLITDRSKWYLDGISRELPSPGFEIIVVLNFITIVLIHYLFYRAFRDNVAEKEILNKQLQATIAETKALAESRSVFLSTMSHELRTPLNAVIGMTSLIKDTATPEQTENLDILEFSAVSLLTLVNDILDYNKGENDKIVLEAIPVHLPVLLHKVCSGLQQKASEKGFHLILDVDPRLKEHWVVTDPTRLTQIIYNLAGNAIKFTESGQVSVNATVNHKDKDHLTINFSVADTGIGIPVDRQGVIFDPFMQASADTTRHYGGTGLGLAIVKRLLGLFNSAIELTSQENKGSVFSFTIKFELYKGNVNPISLHTVMNTSLEGLNVLIAEDNRVNAQLLVKLLTKWQINAVIANNGQEAIDKLSAQNFDVVLMDLHMPLMDGYQATQAIRLLTDSSKAQVPIIALTASVSHNIHDKIKEAGMHDYLSKPFQAAALYQKLEALNAAKQGKVLAG